The segment TACAACGACAATGGATAAAATGCAAACGGATATTGAGATAAAGACAATCTGGTTTAATTCAACAGAAAATCACCTTCATTTCATCGTGGAAAATACCGGTGAAACCAAGTTGAACAATTTTGATCTATGGGACATTATTGTTATTAAAAACGGTACTGCCGATTATATGGATGACAATAAATGGACAATGGATGTGTATGATGGCCAGCTCAATCCCAATATTCTGGATCCACTCGAAGAAATGGAGGTTGAGCTACTGGAAGAATATAATACAGGAGATGAAATCATTTTAAAAGTTGTCACTCCAAACGGTATAATTTCCTCCAAAGGGCACACAATTGGTGGTTGAAATGGAAGACGAAGACAATAATAAAAACATTGTTTCAAGCGGTAATAATGAAATTGATAAAAAACTCGGAGAAGGCATACCTCTGGGTTCTCTTGTACTTATAGAAGGTGAAAACGATACCGGAAAAAGTGTTTTGTGCCAACAGCTAGTATTTGGCGGACTGAATCAGTTGCATAGGATGGCATATTATTCAACTGAAAACACAATCAAAAGTCTACTTATGCAAATGGAAAGTCTAAGTCTGGATGTATCCGATTTTTACAGTTGGGGATATCTAAGAATATTCCCGGTTCACCTTTCTGGCGTTGAATGGACCTCCGAACAGATGAAAGGAACTCTTAGTCTGATGGCAGAGCACATCAAAAACATAAGAGAAAAGGTGATAATAGTAGACTCTCTCACAATGT is part of the Methanococcoides orientis genome and harbors:
- a CDS encoding ATPase domain-containing protein, giving the protein MEDEDNNKNIVSSGNNEIDKKLGEGIPLGSLVLIEGENDTGKSVLCQQLVFGGLNQLHRMAYYSTENTIKSLLMQMESLSLDVSDFYSWGYLRIFPVHLSGVEWTSEQMKGTLSLMAEHIKNIREKVIIVDSLTMFTTYADEDNILGFLTSLKNFCDRGLTIFITLHQHAFKEDTLVRIRSACDCHLFLRKEQLSDRYISVMEVSKLRGAKKTTGNIVSFEVQPGYGLKIIPISHAKT
- a CDS encoding flagellar protein FlaF, with the translated sequence MGLDTVIVAFFVITTMIVVANTFVIGMNDFVDSAYDGYSSIHTTTMDKMQTDIEIKTIWFNSTENHLHFIVENTGETKLNNFDLWDIIVIKNGTADYMDDNKWTMDVYDGQLNPNILDPLEEMEVELLEEYNTGDEIILKVVTPNGIISSKGHTIGG